Genomic segment of Panicum virgatum strain AP13 chromosome 2K, P.virgatum_v5, whole genome shotgun sequence:
GGAGGTGAAGAGTCGGTTTAGCAGTGTGAAAATGAGACCCGTTAAGCACAGCACATCCGAAGAGACTACTACAATAGCACTAATTCATCCGGTGGACAGAAATCTGAcagattttttttctgaaaaaactGCCGACAGATATCTAgcaaaactcaaaaaaaaaaaaaggactgCCCAGGGCGTAACCCATGGGCCATGGCAGCAGGTTAGCGTTGTGCCGTGTCAGCGTGACTGTGGTTTGATTGCGGCTTTGCACCTCTTTTAAATTAACGCGTCAATGGAGCCACGCTTTGTCCAATTATTACTGTTCTGGTTAACAATGTTGAGTTGTACAGTATACTACTACACTACTACGGTGATTTCCTTTCTGTAAATTATTTTGCTCTGCATTCTGCAACGGCTCTATGGTGAACTGAAACACTATCTTCGGATGATATTCTGGCACTTGCAGTATATTCGTTTTTTTATAGGCTAGTACTTATGTTCTCATGTACCGCATTTTGTCGACTCATTTCCCAGTTGCGGAACTTTGACAGGAACAAAGAATATTGAGTGATTCATTAACATTAAGGAAACATTTTCATGATTGCTAAACCTTGTAAAATAAACTTGCTGCTTTTATGTAGGCATGCAATACTTGGTTTGCATGGTGACATACAACTTCCATGTTTActttgggttagatttttgtaaATCAATAATGAATAAGTTAGAAGCATTGCACCATGCAAATCTATGTTTACTTCTATGTAAATCAATATAGAGGTgcccatttttttttcataatagCATGTAGGGGTAATTTAGTTTTTGAGGGGTTCATTTTAGTTTTATTTTGCAATAATGGTAGGTGGCCTATTTTACATGCAATTTTGAGGTGTTACTTGGGTTGGGTAATTCGCATGCAAATTTAGGGTTTACTTAATATTCATTTTAATAATGACAAAGGTGGACAATTCATATAGGTTTCAAGCTTATATTAATAACACTGTGCATGTGTGATTGCAACGCAATTTTAGGATTTTGCTTCAGGTTACTTTCATAATGGTGGTGGTGAGTAATCAGATTAAAATTAGGAGGTTACTTTATTGCATAATGACGGACATTGTAATTTATTTGTAGGTTATTAGGGATTTACTTTGTTAGTTTTTGGGTAAGGTTCGTGCTTGTATGTTAGGAGAGAGTGTTTGATATATGAAAAGAAAAGACTGTGAGATTCACATTTGATATATATAAAGCCGGCAGCTTTGTTGGCACTCCGTATTATCTTCCGCCCGTATTTTATGGCTGTGCCATGTGCATCcgctgacgtcagcagtggCGTTGTACTATACAATTTTTGGTCAATCATTATGACTCTTTAATCTCGTCAATGGTAATACTTTTCACAATTTCTGTTGGTCTGCAGATGACCCCCCCTGTGGTTTTTGGTCAACCATCAGGAGTATACCTCGGTAAGCGCGAGCGCAACGCACATCCGTCAAAGTACTAGTAGGGTCAAAGTGCTTGGCTGACATGTGCGGTGGGCCCCAAGTAGACCGTCATCCGACACTGACCCTCCCAACGAGCTTGGACACATCGCGCCGTGGCCATGGCCCATGGGCATCTACCGCACGGCCGGTGCGACGCTGACTTGTCCTCAGCTGCGAACCTCCTCGGCGTTCCGTTCACACACGCGCCAGGATACAGACGATCGATCGGCTCAGAGATAACGAACGGTACAGTGTACAGTATCCGTACAGACGGCCGGCACGTGCGGCCGCTGGTACCTACGGCTAACCGTTGCCGGGACAGCTCTTGCTGCTCTGTTTCTGCCGTAGCCGTCGTGTCCTTCCAGAACACTAGTGCCAATCTCCCATAGTCGACAAGTCGTAGCGAAAGGTAAGTTTTCCCTTTTCTAtgcccggcgaggcggcggtcgtcgccgccgccgacgccctctCCCACGGCGAGGCAGTCGTCAAACATGGCGGAGCAACCTCGTGACTGGCCAACAACCCCGTCCCCGGCAGGCACGAGCATCCACCTCACCCGCGGTTATACGATTACAAAGCCAACACAGATTCCATTCCTGTTGTGCTCCCTCCGTCCGGTCGTCGACCAACCGCCGTGTAGTTTCTACCCCCGCGCTGCGCCTTTGACCTCGCCCTCGCACTCGCACCAAAATCCATTTGCTGACGCACCAGCACCATTGAAAACTGCCACCAACAACGATCCTCTTCTTTCTCTCGCGTGCTTTCCCATTGCGAGAGCTCAGGAACCCCTCGCTCGGCATGGCCGCCGTCCTCCCCAgccgcctcctcttcttcctcctcctcctctcctcggcctcgcacctcgccgccgcccagtaCGCGGAGTACTCGTGCAATGGCACCTTGGGCAACTTCACGTCCGGCAGCGCCTTCGCCGCCAGCCTGGACCGCCTCGTCGCCTCGCTCCCCggcgacgccgcctcctccccgtccCTCTTCGCCTCCGGCTCGGACGGCGCCGCCCACGGCCTCGCGCTCTGCCGCGGGGACCTGACGGACCGGCGCGCCTGCTCGGCGTGCCTCGCCGGCGCCTTCGCCGGGCTGCGCCGCCTCTGCGGCGCCGCCCGTGACGCCACGTTCTACGCCGACCTCTGCACGGCGCGCTACTCCGGCGGGGACTTCCTGGCGCGCCCCGACGACAACTCCCCCGTCGTCAACGGCATGGACGCCAACGCGTCCACGTACCCGGGCTGGGACGCCCGGAACGCCACCAGCCGCAGCTTCTTCGTCTCCCTCGTCGCCACGCTCTTCGGGGAGATGGCCATGTACGGCGCCTACAACTCCTCGCGCCGCCTCGCCAGCGCCGTCATGTTCATCAACCCGCAGCTGCCCACCGTGTACGGCTTCGCGCAGTGCACGCCGGACCTCGCATCCGCGCAGTGCTGGCACTGCTTCCAGGGCGTCGCCGAACTCAACCGCCAGTGGTACGACGGCCGCGAGGGCGGCCGCATCTCCGGCGTCCGCTGCAGCTTCCGCTACGAGGGGTACCAGTTCTACCAGGGCACGCCGGACGTCAGGATCGGGGGCAAGCACGGCGACGACTCCGGCCCGGATGCCGCCGGAACCGACGGTAAaagttcttttctttctttctttctttctcattGTGCCATTACCGACGAACTGCTTATgtcgcatgcatgcatacattTGTAATTTGTTTCTCCAACTTGCAATTTCAAATGATTAGTGTTTCCGGTGTCTTCTTTCTTAGAACATAATACTAGTACTTGTTTGTTCTTCAGCCTTAAGTTGCAACCACTCAATTACAGTAGTACTTAGTAGTGTGTGGTGTCACTAAATTATTTATGGCTGCTAAATGATGTTCTAGGAAGCAGCCACAAAAAGGCCTTGATCATCGCTGTCGTCGTATCGATCACGGTTGTCTGTGGCTTGCTGCTTGCCGGCCTTCTGATAATCAGAAAACAAAGGAGGAAGAGAGTCGGTAAGAAGACGACAGACAGCTGTCCTCAATTTCAGCCACAAAAAACTGCTGAATTAACGGGCCGGAAACCTGCAATGATCCAGGAAAGACGAGGCTGCCGGTGCAGGCACATTCCCGGAACAGCACCAGGACGGAGGAGGCGCTGAGGCTGTGGAGGATCGAGGAGAGCACCTCAGAGTTCACGCTCTACGACTTCGCCGagctggccgccgccaccggggaCTTCTCCGACGAGAACCGGCTCGGCAAAGGCGGCTTCGGCCCCGTCTACAAGGCGAGCTGACGACATTTTCGTATCAGGTTCGAGTGCTTCCATTGGCATGTGAGCAGACATGGCTGACTCTGATGTGATCTGCTGCAGGGGAAGCTGCCGGACGGTGCCGAGATCGCGGTGAAGCGGCTGGCGGCGCATTCCGGGCAGGGGCTCGAGGAGTTCAAGAACGAGATCCAGCTGATCGCCAAGCTGCAGCACACCAACCTGGTCCGCCTGGTGGGTTGCTGCGTCCAGGATGAGGAGAAGATGCTCGTCTACGAGTACATGCCCAACCGCAGCCTCGACTGTTTCATCTTTGGTACTACTCGTCAACCTATCCGTGTCCATTTTTTTCGAGAAGGAaatttttattaatttcaagCACTGTTAAATTAAGATTATACAACAATGTTTGAAAAGATTTCCGAGTTCTATCTTACCGTGTTCATGTAGTCGGGAAGAGCCCGGAGGGGGCATAAGGCCCTCTACCCCATATGGTAAATCCACTTGTAGTTTTGACTAGTTCTAGTGTTTGCGTATCATCTGAATCCACCTCTGATTTTAGCTAGATAATTCTGATCCTATCTCGATGTGTGCATACAGACCAGCAACGGGGGCCATTGCTAGACTGGGAGAACCGACTGCGTATAATCGAGGGCATCGCCCAGGGCCTCTTGTACTTGCACAAGCACTCCCGGGTGCGCATCATCCATCGAGATTTGAAGGCCAGCAATATTTTGCTCGACAAAGAACTGAACCCCAAGATCTCGGATTTTGGCATAGCCAGGATCTTTGGTTCCAACATGACCGAAGCCAACACCAACAGGGTCGTCGGAACATAGTAAGAGCTAGCAGCCACACACACCTGATGAGCTCAGTTTCAGCTTCTGTCTTGCCACAAACTGACATTCCTTTCTGACGCTTACAGTGGCTACATGGCTCCCGAGTACGCTTCCGAGGGCATCTTCTCGATCAAGTccgacgtgtacagcttcggcGTGTTGCTGCTCGAGATCGTCAGCGGGAAGAGGAACAGCGGCCACCAACGTCAGTACGGCGACTTCATCAACCTGCTGGGATACGTGAGTGTCAGCTGTACGCAATTGCTGACGAAATGGTCGCATGCGTGTAGCCTGAATGCCTTATCATCTAATGTGCCGTTTATTTTTGCTGATGAATGGTGATCGATCACTGCAGGCGTGGCAGCTGTGGAGGGAAGGGCGGGCGTTCGAGCTGATCGACCCGACGCTGGGCGAGTGCGGCGAGGTTGCCAGCATCATGCGGTGCGTCAAGGTGGCGCTGCTGTGCGTGCAGGACAGCGCCGCGGACCGCCCCACCATGGCGGACGTGACGGCGatgctggccgccggcgccggcgacggcggcgcctcgcTACCGGACCCGAGGCGGCCGCCGCACTTCTCGCTCCGGGTCAGCAGCAGCGAGGACGACGGGACGGAGGGCCGCCGGacccggtcgtcgtcgtcgtcgcacgCCACCACGTCGTGCAGCACCAACGAGCTCACCGTCACCACCATCCAAGAGGGCCGGTGACGACAGTGACCTTCTGGTCCGTATATACCATTGTTTGTGCACACACATCCTCTGATGGAATGGATGGATCGACCTGCAGTGTGAACGAGAGGTTTAGGGAAAGAAACAAAAAGACGAAGGAGCTTGTGTTCTGTGTGAACGAGTAGACGTTTCCTTTTGCGTTTGCAGCTGCTAGATCGCGACGCGTCACATGACGATTGTACGCGGGCACTGCTTGTAGGGACAAATGCTAGAATTGATGATGGTTGAGTCGCGGTCGTGGCAGCATTGCTTTGACGGCGAAAAAGTTGTTGagaaatgttgagtactctattttgcgtgtgatgagtgaattgtcagtcgtacggtgtgatcgtgcgtttGATCTTTGGATTGTAGGTACAcgagcgtcgagtgtcgacggagagctgccgtggaggtgctgtggccgatggaccgtgcggtggacgtcggtgaagggcagccgggaccggagctcggaccgggcggcagctgtggcgtccactcctggatcgagggctcaagcggcgacggaaggcgggtttcttggtttgcgccacaaaaccaaggaggcggacggcggttgaagacgccaagtcgtggaggcacgggcgtcggtctcgggactgacggaggcgacgggcgtcgacggcgtctagggcctcgctgcgggcgaggaggtgacgggcgtcgggcggcgtctagggctgtcagaaggccgaggcgggaacggcgtctagtgccacagcgtggaggcgggaatctttccgcgcgtgaggttttggtggttttctcaaaaccggccacctacccgggtttcgcggaccctccaaaaccgcagagtagatcttcatcaagacggcggcatcgtggagaagacttcgttccgaagaaagaacctcggccgtcggatgagatcgtgtacagggggtgctgcaggccaaccggtctgaccggtccagcgtaccggtctgaccggtaccgcgggtataaataccccttcacttgtgttaggttaagtgcggcttttagaacttgtccgtgaattctatgtttccccaggccgccgcccctgcgtctccctccctctgttcctctcgtttgagttgattttgtccatggattgttgaaaccttgtaagggatttgattgggaaaggagaccctatcctcctcgtgccctctgggcggtttgaatcaatccatctcctcgttttgtgacttgtttgatgaaatttcgatttcgtttttggtgcacttgattgcgaggtgtccacgagttctttgctgtgattcccatgCCTCTACTTGGTTCttgaaccctctggaatcactagctcgttcgaattcgatttcttggagactagagaaaaccccaccccCTTTGATCTCATCCCGAAATTCTCGTGCTATGGATATCTTTAGGGTGAGATTACTTGGGGATACACTATTGGGGTAGGAACGAAGCTATCCTCTAAGTTTCATCCAATTTGGACGTGATTTGCTCTCGATTCACGTTTTGGAACTGaattttcggggttttctggacgccaccggtcagaccggttggcgagaccggtcagaccggtctgtctgtttttgaacttcttgaccggtaagaccggtcctctttaccggtcagaccggtctgtgcctGAGCAGATTCGATTTGAGAAGTTCTCTCgcttttgcttcttctttgcGACTCAGATCttttgcttcgagatagcttgttcatagctattctcgctgacctaggtt
This window contains:
- the LOC120690227 gene encoding cysteine-rich receptor-like protein kinase 10, with the protein product MAAVLPSRLLFFLLLLSSASHLAAAQYAEYSCNGTLGNFTSGSAFAASLDRLVASLPGDAASSPSLFASGSDGAAHGLALCRGDLTDRRACSACLAGAFAGLRRLCGAARDATFYADLCTARYSGGDFLARPDDNSPVVNGMDANASTYPGWDARNATSRSFFVSLVATLFGEMAMYGAYNSSRRLASAVMFINPQLPTVYGFAQCTPDLASAQCWHCFQGVAELNRQWYDGREGGRISGVRCSFRYEGYQFYQGTPDVRIGGKHGDDSGPDAAGTDGSSHKKALIIAVVVSITVVCGLLLAGLLIIRKQRRKRVGKTRLPVQAHSRNSTRTEEALRLWRIEESTSEFTLYDFAELAAATGDFSDENRLGKGGFGPVYKGKLPDGAEIAVKRLAAHSGQGLEEFKNEIQLIAKLQHTNLVRLVGCCVQDEEKMLVYEYMPNRSLDCFIFDQQRGPLLDWENRLRIIEGIAQGLLYLHKHSRVRIIHRDLKASNILLDKELNPKISDFGIARIFGSNMTEANTNRVVGTYGYMAPEYASEGIFSIKSDVYSFGVLLLEIVSGKRNSGHQRQYGDFINLLGYAWQLWREGRAFELIDPTLGECGEVASIMRCVKVALLCVQDSAADRPTMADVTAMLAAGAGDGGASLPDPRRPPHFSLRVSSSEDDGTEGRRTRSSSSSHATTSCSTNELTVTTIQEGR